CCGTACGCGTTAAAGGCACCACAATAAAAAATGTCATGGGCAGGTGCAAAAAAAAGGCAGGAAACTGATTGATGAAATTGGTTAAAAAAAGCTGACGCCGGGTGATCTGCTTTTCTTTATAAAAATCCAGGAGCATGGCATTGGCTGACACGCCTGAAAAAAAGGCTGCGGTAAATGCGGCGGAACACCGGTGCCCCAGATTGGCAAAACGGAATACCGGTGCCGCCAGGGCACCTAATTTACTGGTCCAGCCCGTATCATCAATGGCTTGGGCCACCACAAGGCCGATGCAGACAAAGGCCAGCATCCGTGAAAGCGGCAAAAGCAGGCGGCCGGGCAACTTTGCCGCGGTAACACCATCCACCCAGGCAAGACCGGCAGCAAGGACTATTCCTGTAACCAGCAGCCCGATGAAAAGCATCAGGCCATGCTTCTTTTTTTTTCTAGGATTCAACGCAATGCCCGCTTTTTTTGGCTATAATCAGGGTCCAGTAATCGGGTTTTTTCTCCTGAAATGCATTCACATTGTTGATAATCTGCTCTCCCTCAAGCCCGCATTTGACAATCCCCACACTATTTTGAGCCATGCCGGCCTCATCCAGGGCCTTTGCGATGTCACCGGCATTTTTATAAGCCTTAAGGAAAACCACATTGTCCGCATGGTTGCTGATCTGCCGGAACTTATCCCCGCCCATGACACCGGACAAAAGGGTCATGGACTCCTCGCCTTCCACCAAAGGCGTATTGATGCGGGCCGCTGCCGCCTGATAGGAAGTAATACCCGGAATAGAACATATCTCTATATGCGGGGCAAGTTTCCGGATATATTTAATCAGGTACCCGTAGGTGGAGTAGATCATGCAATCCCCAAGGGTGATAAAAGCAGCATTTTTGCCATCCTCAAGGACCTTAATAACAGCGTTGGCATTCTCCTGCCACGCCGCTTCCCTGGCCTGCTTATCCCGGGTCATGGGGAATGGCAGCCTTTGAATGGGCACAGACGCCTTTAAATGGGGTTTGACGATCTTTGCCGCCAGACTGTGGGAATTTCTTGCTGCAGATGCGGCAAATACCATGTCCACCTTACTTAAAATATCAACGGCTTTTAAGGTAATAAAATCGGGGTCACCGGGCCCCACACCAATTCCGTACAAAATGCCTTGGGTCATTTTTTACCCCCTTTCACCGGCAATTAATGCCAGCGCATTAATTACACTTGCCGCTACATTGGAGCCACCTTTGCGGCCCACATTTGAAATATAAGGCGTGTTGGTTTCGATTAAGGCGGATTTGGATTCCGCCGCATTGACGAATCCCACGGGAAGCCCCACAACAAGCGCCGGATTCGCCTGATTTTTTCTGATTATCTCCAGCAGGCAAAGCAAAGCGGTAGGAGCGTTGCCCACCACATAAATACCGTTTTCCATCATGTGTACGGCCTCTTCCACCGCCACATGGGCCCGGGTCTCGCCCCTTTCCTTTGCCTTGGCCGCCACCTGGGGATCTGCCATGAGGCATTCACACCTGCTGCCGAATTTTGCCAGAAGCCCGCTTTGGATACCGGTTTTTGCCATATTGGTGTCCGTAACCACGGTGCATCCGTCACGAATCGCTTTGACACCGGCCGCCACTGCATTGCTTGATATCCTGACCATCTGCATATATTCAAAATCCGCTGTGGTATGAATCATGCGCCGCACAATTTTCCACTCATCCGCACCAAAATTGTGGTGCCCTGCCTCGGCGTCAATGATGGCAAAACTTTTGGCTTCAATTTCATGGGGCTTCATTTACGAAACCTTTTCCTTTCGTTCTGATATTGAAAACATGCCTGCACAAAATGCTTGGGCACATCCGGGTTACTCTTAAAATGCAGGTGCAGGTAGCTGCCAAGGGTCCGGTTCTTTTCAAACCCGGGGACGACACGGTTACCGCCGCTTCGGTCACTTACATTATACACCGTTTTCTCATCATGGTCATCTATGCCCGAATAATGAAACTCATGCCCCCGGGCGGTAAGACCTTTCGGTCCCAGGATCGTGTCACAATTCAGCGTAATTTCCCGGTATCCAAGGGCCCGCAATTTTTTGGACATGCGACAGGTAAAACCGAAACACCCCACCATGTCGTGGCATTTCCCGTTTAAATCTTCCAAGGTGCGGCACAGGGTCATGAACCCGCCGCACTCGGCATAAATGGGCATATTATTTTTGCAGGCCATAGCAACCGCCTGCCGGAATCCTGTATTTTGGGCAAGGGTTACTGCATGCAGTTCCGGGTATCCGCCACCCAGATAGAGGCCGTCTATGTTGTCCGGCAAACGGATTTCTGAAAGCGGAGAAAAATAAACAATCTGCGCCCCGGCCTGTTCAAGCAGTTCTATATTTTCAGGATAATAGAAACAGAATGCGGCATCCCGGGCCACGGCAATGCGCACAAACGCCGGCTTTTTTTCAGGGAGGACGGGCGTATCCAAAGGAACAAAAGGCAGCCTATCCAGGAGCGCATCAAGGTCCATGCAATTTTCTACCAAATCGGCCAGGGCATTTTGCATCCGGCGGCCAAGGCCATGGTCGTCACTGGTAAAAAGGCCCAGATGCCGGGAAGGGATTTCAATATCCGGGTTCCGGCCCACCCCGCCCAGGCACGGCATTTTCACATTGCCTTCCAGAGCCTGGGTCAGATAGTCCAAATGGACGGTGCTGCCCACCTTATTGAACAACACACCTGCAAATTTTAAGTCCGGGTCAAAATTTTCAAATCCCTGGACCAGGGCCCCGGCGCTGCGGGCCATGCTCCGGGCATCCACCACCAGCAGCACGGGCAGATCCAGCCATTTCGCCATCTGAGCCGTGGAACCGGCCTCGCTCCTGCCGTCATACCCGTCAAACACCCCCATCACCCCTTCCACCACAGCAATATCGGTTTGGCTTGTGTTTTGCCTGAAAATGTCCAGATTGGTCTGTTTTTTAAGCATCCACCCGTCCAGGTTACGGCCGGCAATCCCTGTAATGGTGGTGTGGTGCCCCGGATCAATAAAATCCGGCCCGGCCTTAAAGGGGGCAACGCGCAGTCCACGACGCTTGAATGCCGCCATCAGTCCCAGAGTTATCGTAGTTTTTCCGCATCCGGAAGAAACACCGGCAACC
This window of the uncultured Desulfobacter sp. genome carries:
- the cobI gene encoding precorrin-2 C(20)-methyltransferase, which translates into the protein MTQGILYGIGVGPGDPDFITLKAVDILSKVDMVFAASAARNSHSLAAKIVKPHLKASVPIQRLPFPMTRDKQAREAAWQENANAVIKVLEDGKNAAFITLGDCMIYSTYGYLIKYIRKLAPHIEICSIPGITSYQAAAARINTPLVEGEESMTLLSGVMGGDKFRQISNHADNVVFLKAYKNAGDIAKALDEAGMAQNSVGIVKCGLEGEQIINNVNAFQEKKPDYWTLIIAKKSGHCVES
- a CDS encoding precorrin-8X methylmutase, with the translated sequence MKPHEIEAKSFAIIDAEAGHHNFGADEWKIVRRMIHTTADFEYMQMVRISSNAVAAGVKAIRDGCTVVTDTNMAKTGIQSGLLAKFGSRCECLMADPQVAAKAKERGETRAHVAVEEAVHMMENGIYVVGNAPTALLCLLEIIRKNQANPALVVGLPVGFVNAAESKSALIETNTPYISNVGRKGGSNVAASVINALALIAGERG
- a CDS encoding cobyrinate a,c-diamide synthase, encoding MKGIVVAGVSSGCGKTTITLGLMAAFKRRGLRVAPFKAGPDFIDPGHHTTITGIAGRNLDGWMLKKQTNLDIFRQNTSQTDIAVVEGVMGVFDGYDGRSEAGSTAQMAKWLDLPVLLVVDARSMARSAGALVQGFENFDPDLKFAGVLFNKVGSTVHLDYLTQALEGNVKMPCLGGVGRNPDIEIPSRHLGLFTSDDHGLGRRMQNALADLVENCMDLDALLDRLPFVPLDTPVLPEKKPAFVRIAVARDAAFCFYYPENIELLEQAGAQIVYFSPLSEIRLPDNIDGLYLGGGYPELHAVTLAQNTGFRQAVAMACKNNMPIYAECGGFMTLCRTLEDLNGKCHDMVGCFGFTCRMSKKLRALGYREITLNCDTILGPKGLTARGHEFHYSGIDDHDEKTVYNVSDRSGGNRVVPGFEKNRTLGSYLHLHFKSNPDVPKHFVQACFQYQNERKRFRK